Proteins encoded in a region of the Elaeis guineensis isolate ETL-2024a chromosome 7, EG11, whole genome shotgun sequence genome:
- the LOC109506094 gene encoding uncharacterized protein gives MSTDWGPVIVAVILFILLSPGLLFQLPARARVVEFGNMSTSGISILVHSILFFCLLTILVIAIGIHVHAA, from the coding sequence atgtCTACTGATTGGGGACCGGTGATCGTTGCGGTGATCCTCTTCATCCTCCTTTCTCCAGGCCTCCTGTTCCAGCTGCCGGCGAGGGCAAGGGTGGTGGAGTTTGGGAATATGAGCACCAGTGGGATCTCAATTCTGGTTCATAGCATTCTATTCTTTTGTCTATTAACCATCCTGGTCATTGCGATTGGTATACATGTGCATGCTGCTTGA